Genomic DNA from Lutibacter sp. A80:
CAATAGAAATTTAAGCCCTCAAGGGGCGACGAGTAAAGCGGCGTGTATTTAATATGTTAAAACGCTGTGTTTTCATTGACACAAATTTACACAAATATTTTAAAGCAAACATCAATTTGTTTAATAATTAACAATATTTTTATTAAATTGTTTATTATTAACAATCTTCTTTATCAAAGACCTTATATTTTAAACTAAAAATTGAAACAATTGTTGATTTTCATTTAAATATTCACTTAAAAATCCTTTTTGTTCCATTCTTTCCATTAAAGGTTTAAAATCACTTTTAGATTTTAATTCTATACCAACTACTGCCGGCCCTTTATCTCTATTATTCTTTTTGGTATATTCAAAATATGCAATATCATCATTAGGACCTAAAACGTCAACTACAAATTCCTTTAAAGCTCCTGCTCTTTGTGGAAAACGGATAATAAAATAATGCTTTAAACCTTGATATAACAAGGCGCGCTCTTTCATTTCTTCCATTCGGGTAATATCATTATTACCTCCACTTACAATACAAACAACTGTTTTACCCTTAATTTGTTCTTTTTGTTTTTCTAAAGCTGCAATAGATAACGCTCCCGCTGGTTCTACCACCAAAGCATTTTCATTATACACCTTTAAAATAGTTTCACAGATTAAACCTTCGCAAATTGTGTCTGTTCCATTTAATAAACCTTTACAAAACTCAAACGTAAGTTCTCCCATACGTTTTACAGCAGCTCCATCAACAAATTTTTCTATTTCGCTTAAGGTGGTATTCTCTCCTTTTTCTAATGAAGTTGTTAAAGATGGTGCTCCTTTTGGTTCTACACCAATTAACTTTGTTGTTGGACTTAAGGTTTTAAATACACTTCCAACACCAGATGCTAGACCACCACCACCAACAGGCATATATAAATAATCTATCTGTGTATCTATATCATTTAGAATTTCTAAACCAATAGTTCCTTGTCCGGCAATTACATCTAAATCGTCAAACGGATGCACAAAAGTGCTATTATGAAGCTTACAAAATTCTGACGCAGCTTTTTGACTATCATCAAAGCTATCTCCAATTAGTTTAATATCAACAAAACTACCTCCAAACATAGTTACCTGTTGAATTTTTTGAGGCGGTGTTGTAACTGGCATAAAAACCGTACCGTGTACTTTTAACTTTTTACAAGCAAAAGCAACACCTTGTGCATGGTTACCTGCACTAGCACAAACAATTCCGTTTTTTAACTCATTATCAGATAAACCTTGAATTTTATTATAAGCACCTCTAATTTTATAAGAACGAACTACTTGTAGATCTTCTCTTTTAAAATAAATATTGGCATTATAATATTCTGAAAAGTTTTTCATAAACACTAAAGGAGTTGCATGTACAACTCCTTTAATGCTCTGCTGAGCTTTATATATTTCTTCTAATGAAATACTGTTTTTAATACTTTCACTCAAAATTTAAACTATTTTAATCATAGCAGTCATAGATGCTCTTAAAAATTCTCCAACTTCTTCAACTGGATGGTTTCTAATAACCGAATTTACCTCGATCAACTCTTTATTATCAACTGCTGTTTCCCCACCGTTAAATGGTTTTCCAATAAAATTACTTGGTGTTTTATTAATATAATCAGCTATTAAAGGTTTACAAGCGTGATCAAACAAATAACATCCATATTCTGCTGTATCAGAAATTACACGGTTCATTTCAAATAATTTTTTACGTGCAATTGTGTTTGCAATTAATGGTGTTTCGTGTAAAGATTCGTAATAAGCTGATGCATCAATAATACCCGATTCTGTCATTGCCTCAAAAGCTAATTCTACTCCTGCTTTTACAATAGCAACCATTAACACTCCATTATCAAAATATTCTTGTTCAGAAATTTCTACATCTGAAGCTGGTGTTTTTTCGAATGCTGTTTCTCCAGTTTCAGCTCTCCAAGTTAATAAGTTAACATCGTCATTTGCCCAATCTTCCATCATTGTTTTAGAAAAATGACCACTCATAATATCATCCATAT
This window encodes:
- the ilvA gene encoding threonine ammonia-lyase IlvA, whose product is MLSESIKNSISLEEIYKAQQSIKGVVHATPLVFMKNFSEYYNANIYFKREDLQVVRSYKIRGAYNKIQGLSDNELKNGIVCASAGNHAQGVAFACKKLKVHGTVFMPVTTPPQKIQQVTMFGGSFVDIKLIGDSFDDSQKAASEFCKLHNSTFVHPFDDLDVIAGQGTIGLEILNDIDTQIDYLYMPVGGGGLASGVGSVFKTLSPTTKLIGVEPKGAPSLTTSLEKGENTTLSEIEKFVDGAAVKRMGELTFEFCKGLLNGTDTICEGLICETILKVYNENALVVEPAGALSIAALEKQKEQIKGKTVVCIVSGGNNDITRMEEMKERALLYQGLKHYFIIRFPQRAGALKEFVVDVLGPNDDIAYFEYTKKNNRDKGPAVVGIELKSKSDFKPLMERMEQKGFLSEYLNENQQLFQFLV